In the genome of Arachis hypogaea cultivar Tifrunner chromosome 9, arahy.Tifrunner.gnm2.J5K5, whole genome shotgun sequence, the window TTGTACTCAGCTTCAGTTGGCACATAGTCCTTATCATTCGAACATATCTCAACACCGTTACCTTCCCTACAGCCATCAACAACATACACCGAGCAATGCTTAACAGTTTGCGACATTAATAACCTACCCATTCTCATGGCATCTCCATCACTCATCAACTCTTTGAGACCCGAGCTCAATTGACAGCCTGGTTCACAGTACCAGATCCTGGCATTCCCTTTGTACACTAACTTTTGCAACTCACTAACTATTTCTTGCAAACTCCATTCATCGAGCTCATAATGCATATCTTCCAACACCTTTCCCCCCAAATATTCTAGCCCGTTCCCTAAATCATGAAACTTGCCACCATGGTGTATGTCTATGGTAAAATCCTCCTCCCCCATCCCTACAGATATTAAAAACAGAAACATAATCTATTTAAAGCAACATCGGCACAGCCACAATAATCAACATTCAAGAATAAACAAAATTCATCATCCAATGCCATAGTAGCTCTATTCAATCACATAATTTGAAAAAAAGGTCGAGACTTTCATAAGCTGAAACCATCAGCATACATTACACTTTTACAAATCTCCCATTGAAAGCAAAATctatttaataaaaatagaaatagaatcAATTCAAAGCACCACCATCACAGCAACAACAGTCAAACAATgccataatttttttttgcaaaaaattaacataaatatcaACTTTTAACAttgaaaaaattaggattttttcTTTGTCACTTACTTGCAGAAACTTCTACTGCAGGGAGATGGAGCAGAGGCGTGGTCGGAGGCTCGGCAACGTGCGGCACGGTGACTCCAGGTGAGGGCCTTCACTGCGACGGAAGGAAGACGCCTTGGCCGGACAAATCGTGGAGAAGACCTCAGAGAAGAACAACGATCAAGGGCCCAGCACAGAGAGAAGGCAACGGAGGGGACACCAGCAACCGTCTGTCGCAGTCGATGGCAGACACACACGCCGTCGACGGAGGCAGGAGACGGAGAAGACAGGAGAAACTTagggtttctttttttcttaggAATGAAATGTGAAGGGTTATTTGGGTATTAGGAAAAAATTCAGATTACTTCACCAAGCCTCTACAGCTAATTGCCAAGAATATTCCTTTTTTATGAAGAATATTCTGTTATCTCAAACGATACACCGACgacagggacttaattgaaaaaaaaaaggtacagggacccaattgaaaagaaaaaaagtatagagacctaattaaaaatttggtgaaactatagggacctgcagagtaattaaaccttaataatattaataaaaatattcataacaatttaaaaagatgaaaatattaaaatttttaaatttataaaaataaatatataattacccATCATCAATTTCTAATTCAATAACAGTGTACTTGGTAGATTTGCCATCCTTTTCAAGAGTCCTTTCACTTTCAATTTCAGCAAAATATTCAAAGATTTTGGATGTATGTAAAGAAAGGATTTGATGTACTTTTGAATTGTTGTGTTTCACATATCTCATAACTTATATTTTTGTAGTtaactcataactaaaattttttaaatttgattgattttaatttaaatttaaattaaatttatagataaagtaaataaatatattaataatttttaaaattttaaattaacgtAAATTTACATATGTAgctgtaatttttgaaaaaaatctacaaaaattttaaaaatatctaaaaaaatttttaaaaatagtgctaaaaagaattaataaatttttataaaaatagtgttaaaattaaaaaaataacaacctaagtaaaataatttaaaatttaaaaaataacaacttaaataaaataatttaaaattaaaaaaataataacttaagtaTAACAatccaaataaataatttaaaatttaaaaataacaacttaagtaaataataatttataatttataaatataaatttaaaaatttctagtgactatatttaaataaataaactccTAAACTCAATGTATGAGCACCACAACGTCAGCATATGAACTACCCATTAAAGATGATAATTTTGACCTTTGACTATAATTCTTTAATAGTTTGCACAACTCAATTACTTATCCCAAAACTTGACACGTAATTGATTTgaattaagtttaattatattgcTGATAAAAATTAGTTACATTAATGGTTtacaaaatttgattaaaaacttGAATATAATCAAGTAAAACACTGGCTAGTCATTTTCCCTAGTATACTCGAGTATGGGGGCACATGCTATTGTGAAGGTGGTGTTTGGAGCCGCCACCAAGTGGTCCAAACTACTTTCACTCCTGCTGCCGCCGCCACTGCGCCCACCGACACTACCAATGTTGCCGGCTGAGCTCATAGAGCTAATCCTATTGAGGCTTCCGGCCAGGTCCCTTGTGAAATTCAAGAGAGTTTGCAAGTCATGGAAAACCCTAATCTCCAGCTCCGACTTCATCAAGAACCAAGTTCAACTTTCAATAATGGCGGAACCAGCCATTTCCGAACTACACTTGGTCTATTCCAACCTTCCCTGATTAATCAACAACGAAATTGGATTTATCCCCATTCAATCTCTGTTCGAGAACCTTTCTTTCGGTACCGAAGTGGTTTACTTCCCCGTGGGCGGTTATTACGTGAACATCACGGGCACCTGCAATGGGTTCCTATGCTTAACCGATCTTCCAAGCTTTGATTTCAAAGTGAGGTTGTTGAATCCTTGCATTGGATTGGCATCCGAGTGGTTGACACTTCATTCTGAATATGACCAACAGAGACCTATCTCCAATTTTGGGTTTGGCTATGATCATGTCAATGACAAGTTCAAGATTCTCACGGTTGTTGAAAGTTCCACCAGAATATACACTTTTGGCGCATATTCCTGGATAACCGTTCAGGATATCCCTCTCCATCCTCTCGAATGGTAGGGTAACCCTAACTGCGATAGTTGTTCTTTCTTTCAACCTTGGAAATGAGAGCTATGGttagggctggcaatgggtagggtagggtaacCCTAACTCTATCCGCGGGTAGAAAATCTCAATAAAACTCTATCCTACcttacccgcgggttgagaatctctcaacccgtaccctACCCGCATCCTAAATTACAAAACCATATTCTATCCTATCCTATCcgcaaaaatatgaattttttaaaaataaatataaaactcaatcattctaaatttcatacatattaataaataaaaaataaataactaaattcaaattaaaataaaagacaataaaatcttaaagaaattcaacataaaattacaaacatacatattgttatattaataaaataaaaaactaagtttaacttaaaattaaatacaataaagtCCTAaacaaattcaatataaaattacaaatagcATAATTATCAagttcttaataaaattaaaataacataaacaaaccAAGTTTTTACAACATTATTCTTCCGTCAGTTCAGAAAATGCATCATCATCTTCATTAGCAGTTTGATAATCAGGTTTTCCACctaaaaatcaaatacaacaattttattatatataattttaacacaattataaaatctaaacaaattaaaaaacttgaaaacataaataaccTCTTTTATAATATTCTGCCCACAACCAATTTTGATTGCACATAAGAGCTTCTACCGTATCTTCATGAAGACTACCACGATGAGTAGCAATTATATGGCCACTTGTGCTAAAAGAAGACTCAGAAGCAACAGTAGACACAGGAATGGCAAATATGTCTCTTGCAATTTTCTGAAGAGTTGGAAACCTAACTCCATTTACCTTCCACCAAGCTAATATATAAAAATCAGGAGTTAAAGGATGAACATCTTCCTCTACATAGTGATCAAATTCCGTCTTCACAAATGAacatttttccttcttcttttgtctAATATACAATTGATAACcaacatcttcatcctcatctgcATTAACCCTAAGCTCTTGTGTAGATTCCATTGATATATTGCTTGAATTAAATGTATTCTTTTGATATTCATGAAGTAACTCATAACATGCCTGTTTGATTCTCTCAACTTTCCTTGTGCATTCATTAGGATCTTCACATATCCTAGCAAATTTATATTCAAGCCCATCAAACTTATACCTAGGATCTAGAATTGCAGCAACACCCATGGTGCCATGAATTTCTTCCCAATACTTATCAAACTTTCTCTTCATCATACATGCCATGCTACTAATAACTGGATTAGGAGAAACAGCCCATTTTTTCAATCCAACATGTATCTCACATACTTTATTAAAGTAAATGTTGGCCGTTGGAACTTGAGTTCCAGAAAACAAATGAGTCACAtcataaaaaagttttaatttaccaCAAATTTCTTTCGCAAGTTCCCATTCCTCATTACTTGGCACACTTTTATAATTGGAGTCTTTTTGTTTTAGTCGAGCAAAGACATCTCTGTACAGCCATGCAGTTTCTAACATCACATAAGTGGAATTCCATCTAGTCATACAATCAAGAGATAGTTTTTTGGTAAAGGGAACACCTGACTTACTACACCAACTCACAAAGGTTTCATGTCTTTTACTAGTTGAAGTCCAATACACCACACTATTACGAATTTTCTCCACACTTTCTTTAACTAAATTGAAACCATCCTTCACAATTAGGTTTAAAATATGAGCACAGCAACGCGTATGCAATAACTTACCCCCCTAACAACAAATAATTTGAGTCTAGACGTCCCCCCTAACTTACCCTCTTTATATCTACTAAAGTATTGTCAATAAACACTTTTCAATAAAGATTTGTTGCTATTTTCACCCGAGACAGACTCGTCTGGAACAAAATTAGCAGTTTCTTCAACAGGagtttcttcttgttgttcttgagCCACTACATCCATGTTGGTACTATCCATTATTGCCTACacaatagtaaaataaataattaaatattaaaaattcaagCCTGctgaaaattcattaaaattcagaaaaattatttatacataaaaaatttaggaatccaatttttatacataaaatttatacaagtttctatccttaaaaaaaagaagaatatatgTTTTGCATAAGCTTAAATACACATtgcaaatcaaataaataaagacACAATATCATATAAAGGACTATATATGTTTTGCATAAGCTTAAACTTACACCACTGTATCTTATTCCTCACCCTTAAGAATAACATCACattcaaattaaatatttacttcttgttattttctttcatgtattatatatgctTCACTTGCACACAATAACAAAAGCATCACTTCAAGTTTTACTAAGAAAAAGCATCACAATGGTCAACACTTTTACATTATAGTCATAAGGCTCAAATATATCGTTACATTAACTTATCAAGTCAAAAAGGCTAATCAAATTCTCCATTATCACATTTCAACAATATAGAGTAAGTAGAATTAAATATATTATGATCCTTGAAGTGAGGATTTCACTTTGAAATGTAAATTAAATAGAGAATTTCAGCCTCGAGCAATTCATGAGTAAGGATTAGAAGACAATGAAGtacaaaaaataatgaaacaccAAGTAACACTACCCATGGATAATGACAACTATTTTCTCCTATAAGATTCACATTGGTAACCAAAGACAACAACCAACCTCATGTTTCTTGCTCTTGAAATTTCAATGGAGCAAACAATAGAACCTCTAATATACTCATCTCTGTTTCTTTgaggggaaaaaataaaaagaaaagaagaaaaaaagaattacTTAAATTCAAGTACATTGACACCTACGtggaacaagaacaccaagaggTTTTCTTTTTTCGCAAATTATAGCTTCCTTAATTATGGGAAGCTTTTCCTGAACTTTCTTCCAGATATGATTCACTGCACTGTCCAAAGGTATTGGTTCAATGCCACCTGGATGACCATTATCATAGACAAAAATGGGTTGTACCTGATCAATTCAAACATTTACATTCCAAGAAAACAAAACTGAGTTGGTTGGGCAGAGGCACACAACAAGCATTGAATAAAACGAAATAATATAGCTACTCCACTACAGCTACCAATCACATCATCTAACCAAACTCTAGCATGAAAGACTTATGATTCACCACCAGTAAAGCCCCAATTTTCACAGATTCAAACAAAAAATACATACCAAGAAGAACAGAACAGCAGCGTAGAGAAGAGAGAAGGTCACGAATCAGCGGCGTTGCGAGGAGAGcacagaggaggaagaagagtggCGGCAATGGAGGAACGACGAACGAGGAAGGAGAGTTGGGGCAATGAAGCACTGAGGTCCGAGGCTTATGGCTTCGGAAGAAACTTGGGAAGAAAACGGCGCTACCAGAGTACCAGCCTCCCACTTAGTTTTAGGGTTTCTAATGAGCAATGAGTGATTTCTGAATCTTaaattatatatgattttttattttgtttaatttttattttatgtaactTCATAAATATACAAACGCATTATACTATCAAAGTAAGTAGCTAGCTTAGTGGTTACTTGCTTGTTACACATGATGGAGGTCAAGGGTTCAAGTCTCACTTCTTTCactatgtatataaatttttaaaaacatgttATATATGGggggtgcgggtagggtagggtatttTTAAAAACATGTTATATATGGggggtgcgggtagggtagggtagggtacaccctaaacctGTACCCTACCCGTAGCGGGTCGGGTAGGGTACCCGCAGGTAGAGTATGTATTGCCAGCCCAAGCTATGGTCAAATAGGCCTACCCGGACCTCACTCTACCCTACCCGCAGCAGCAGGTCAAATAAGGTCAAATAGGCCTACCCAGACCTCACtctaccctacccgcagcgggCCCTAGCTATGGTCAAATAGCATTGCCTAACATTGAAGGCGGGTTGATCCATCGCGAGCCTGGCTAAGGAATTCTCTGTGTGTTTGTCATGGATACTTCGAGGTGGGATTTGTGGATGATGAAGGAGTATGGAAATAAAGATTCTTGGACTAGAATGTTGGTGATCCCACGTGAGGAGCTTATTCCTCATGCTATTGCCATAAGACCATTGCACATAATGGAAAATGATCTTCTTCTTGTTTTGGTAAGACATCCTGCTTATGCTTATCGTAAATGTTTAGAATTAGTTGTGTATAATTCTGCAAATAAGGGTGATAAGTTAGGATATCCTGTGATCAACTACTACTCATATGATGACATGCCAGACTATGATAATCCTCGCAGATACTTCCGTCTTTATCGTGAAAGTTTGGTTTCACCATCACACTATGGTCTTAAAACTGACCATATGTGGCTCTAGGTTGATGATGATGACAATTGATCAACCATTGCTTCCACTTTACAGTCTTCAAAAGGTGTTGCTTTTTATCTTGATTCTTAGAATAATATAGACTATGTTGTGATTGACTGCTGACTActcatatgaaaatatttttgtgtgaaGATTATAATTGAGTAAAAATTTAGATGCAAAGTTGGTGGTTTTGGAGGTAGCGTTTATTTTTGGGACAAGACAAAGAAATATAGATAACTAATGTTTAAAAAGTATTTGGAGGTAGAGACATGTACACTGAATATATTGTCTTtgggataattttttatattatatttttgtgtcCACTATTTTATGAAGGACAACgattgacacaagacttaaaaagtGGATATggacttttttattaattttttttgtctataaatattttttattattccactattatccctttttatttttcctaaTTTGAGATTAGTCGTTCTCAGGtattcttttctctctattttttctttttttcattattctcttcttcttgTAGAATTTTTATTGGGCTGTATAATTTCTTCTCTTTTATCATTCTTACTTCAATAACATTTTGACCTTGATAGTTCATCGACCAATTCTTCTTGTAATCCCTCTATACTACGTATTCTTAcgtattttctatttaattagttTATACTTGATACAGAAAATTTGAAATCATATggctattttagttattttatataatatttaattttagtcttGTCTAtgtatatccaaacataatactagacATTACATTAATATTTTATACATCGTATTCAAATACAATATACAAAGgatcatttttaatatttctattatattgtctctgttttagtatcattttaTCCTGTCTCCAAAAATAAACGCAGCTTAATATATAGTACGTGAATTTTTACCTAAtaattgaaaatgatgagatgatttaacatatttaattaaattgttagTTGACACACCAAAcgtttatatattaattatcatCTTTGTATTGTGAATCAATTGATTTATTGATGTAGCCTGTGCATACTTGATTGGGAATttacttgaaaaaaaatctgTTTAAAAACAGATTTATTTACCTAAcaccaaattaaaattaatagttttcTATTTGTACAAGTAATGATAATTTTGATCTTTGACTATAGTTCTTTAATAGTTTGCACAACTCAATTAGTTATCCAAAATCTTGACACGTAATTGATTTGAAAAATGAGTCATAATGTCAGTTTCTTTTTctgtaaatatattatttatcatCATGCTCTTGTAAAATGATTCAGATTATTTAAATGTGTTTTATCGAGTAAATACCGAAGTCGTCTCTGAGATTTGCGTAAATACTCAATGTAATTCTCAAGATCCCGATTTTTTCATTTTAGTCTTTCAGATAGAGTTTCGAGTACTCAAAGTGATTCCTGGGCATATTTCTAGTGATAAGTGATCTCttatttttgtagttgtagattcctttaattcttgcatttaataatgattacttctattgcactctatgtgtttgttgaaatgtctcttttagttttagtgtagattttgcgccattttgatgattggatttttgatggtttagaatttcacaaatgaattctcgttgcaagtatagtttataaaccaatcactaatcctttcatacaaaagattgtttgtcacaagtaacaaacccctaattttataaaccgaagtattcaaacctcgggtcgttctccctaggaattacaataaaatgtcttgttattggttatgagttattttggggttttgataagaggcatgaaagataaatggcaagaaagtaaactaacaactataaaaggctcttggcaaggtgtgagaactagaagtcctatcctagttatccttctcaattgtgatcagaattgttcattgctaccacttagttaacccttactaaataaaggaaagtcaagtggatgaattgacttgagccacaagtcctagccaactcccaagaaaagactagctttagtgcactccaaaccaattagcaatctctccaattatcaatcaacaaaggaattagataactcaagtgtcactaattactctacctaggccaagaggaacaaaatctacactaaaactaaaagagatatttcaacaaacacatagagtgcaatagaagtaatcattattaaatgcaagaattaaagaaatctacaactacaaaaacaagagatcaacaatagaaaagcaaagaagacacatttagtatgaatacctcttattgaattggaagaatgtagaaggaacaatactagatctacaacaaaatataagaacaacataaaggaaattacaacaaaagagtagaagaagatgaatgtagcaacaaagaattgagaagtagaagtggaagaaagcaaagattaaaacctagatctaagaactaaacctaatcctaatcctaattctagagagaagtgagagcttctctctctagaaactacttctaaactgatcctaatgagtgtgaatgattggaatcccctttgctcttcaatccttggctttaaatagcagtttaggcaccaaagttggttgagattgggccccacaacccttcagaatttgttggccacgttttcattaaaaaatcataaaacggcaccgacgcgtacgcgcacagcacgcgtacgcgtctatggggtcattcgcaggtgcgcgcaagcgccaggtgcgcgtgcgcatccatgggcgagttcaacttctttgacttttcatgatttctccactttgcatgctttccctcttcactcctttgatccattcctagccttttcaacctgagatcactaacaaacatatcaaggcatctagtggaatcaaagggagattaaaaccatcaaattaagggttgaaaagcatgttttcacttctaagcacaaataaggagacaatcacaaaaccatgctatttcattggataaatgtgggtaaaaggtcataaaatctcttaaaatcaatacaagataaaccgtcaaaatggggtttatcaataagTCATCACCAGAATGCTGATGTGGCCTCTTTTGCCACGCTAGAGGGGTCCAATAGCTATATGAGCTGGCCAATTTTCAATTTGTATCTAAGTTGGTCCCTCCCTTTATATtaaccctaaatccccaaatCGTAAACatcatctcttcttcttgttcatcaCACTCTCTTCATTCCACAGCAATCAATTTCCATTGCCGAATTGAAGAATGTGGTGAATGGCAGTGAAGCTTTGATGGCAAGAATGTCTGATAAAGATGGCATTGATTTTGTGATGTTGGGTTGGTCGTTTGATGAAGTAGACGAAGATACAGTTGATTCCCAGATGGAAAGAGATATACTTGACAAGTTACGACCTCACGCTAATTTGAAACAGTAACTGATCAAGGGTTACAGGGGTACAAGATTTTCAGACTGAGTGGGACATTCTTCCTACCACAACatcaccaaaatatcaaagaGTGCTCATCTTGACAACCGGGCTGAAGGTTTTAAAATAATCCATTCCAGCAGTTTGAGTGAATTCTTGAGCAACTAGTTTGGCTTTATGTCTATTTATACTCCCATCAGAGTTTAATTTAAGCTCAAACACCTATTTACATCCTACCGATCTCTTTTCATTGGACAATATGGTAAGTGATCAAGTCTTATTTTTTTGTAAGACAGCAAGCTCTACATTGATTGCATTCTGCCATATCTTATTATTGATAGCCTCAGCATAGGATCTAGGTTCTATGTGTTTAGGCTGTGATGTGAGAGTGATAGACAACTCAGAAAAAAGAATGGTAgaaagttaaatttttaaaataatcttgtgtcaattgttgagaattatcAATTGTGTCAGTAAAGTTTGATTCATAGAAGTTATATGAGAAATTCAAGTCATTGTTGTGCAGCTCATATGAGGTAGTCATGCATTGAAAGTCCTCTAAGTATGCaggttttctctttttccttaatGATCTTctaatatcatttaatttaagGTTGTGATATGTATGCAGCATTGTTGTTGTGACATGATGGAGGTGATGATACAGATGCTTGCTCATTGGGTATAACATGCAATGTAGATGTAGTATTGGTGTTAGAATTTGATTGGGTGAATGAGGATTCATCGAATATATTATTAATAGTTTATGCATATGAGATGGTTGAGTGATGTCAGTAACAATGTTTAATTTGGCATTATGCATAGAATCTTGTAATGTGACCTTTGAATTACTTTGATATTGGTATAACAGTCAATATTTACTTCTGATGTAAAGTTAAGGCTCTCATTAGACATGCCTCTGTATATTGATGAATATTGAAATGTTCTATTGGATTATGATTTCAGAAAAAAAATGGCAATGGTGTTGAAGAAGGCTAGTGCAAATGGTCAGATCATGAACTGTTTATTTTCCTCTTCATCTTGGTGTTTTTCACCTAAACTCATTTGAGATTGGCCCTTGTTTGTACATGAAAAGAGAGATACAAGAGTTTTTGCAAGAGGATACAAGATTCTTGGACATGCTTTAGTGTCTATTAATCAACTGGAAGCCATTTTGGTATTTCAAGGCAGTAGAATTTTATATATCGTGCGTCTTCAAATCTATTGTGGTGTCACGCTCTCTTTCATGTCTTCGTTTTTTATATATCGACAATTGTGGGAGTTTGAAATCTGTGGCAATGCTATGGATGGCAGCACCTCAACTTGAACAACTCTCATTAGTGGCTTGCCCAGAGATTGATTTGTCTGATACATGGCATCCACATTGTAGCCTCAGATTTCTTGAAATCAGCAACATCGAGAAACTGGTGAGCTCTGCAACATTCATGCaaacaaaaatttgaaaatttagggTTAAATATAAAGGGAGGGACCAGCTTGGGTACAAATTGAAAATTGGTCAGCTCATATAGCTATTGGACCCCTCCAGCGTGGCAAACAGAGGCCACATCAGCGTTTCGGTGATGACTCATCACTAGAAATATGCCCAGGGACCACTTTGAGTACTCGGAGCTCTATCTAGAGGACTAAAATAGGAAAATCGAGATATTGAGGATTACATTGAGTATTTACGCGAATCTCAATGACGACTATGGGTATTTACTCTATAAAAGTGCTTAGaacttttttagatattttttttctaaaaagaaattatttttttaaaattgaaaagtaaaaataatttgatacttagatatctatataaaatattttttgtttatcaatGATATTTtggtacaaaaatataaaattactttttgtttattaattatattgaaaTATTTGTTTTCATACAAGTTAATTCCCTACACACTTACTTGAATAGTGATGTGGTGTTTGGTAATAAGAAAGTTCTTAAGAAAGAATTAAGTAAAGTTCTGTTTGTACCTTTACAAGCTAAAAATAGAGACACAAAGAGAACTATCTCTCTATGACTAGATGGTAATTAAGaacaatacaaaaatatttgagttaatagttaaaattgTTTCTAAAAGATATTTTGATCTCTATTTTCatcttcaaaaaataaatttaatcaaaatcgtcctcgaaagatttaaaattaattacgtTAATCCCTCCGTCTATTCTATCACTAACAACGTTAATTTTGCTGACGTGAcatgttaatttttttgtgtgtCTTTTTTATCATGGGATGTTAAGCCCAAAAAACAGAAACAGAACCCTAACTACCCAGAACCTGACCCACCCGTACCTACCCCGAAAATCTCTCCTCAACTCATCTGAGTAGCTTCGAGACTCCATTTCTGTCCCGCTGCAACACAACCCCGCAATGGTGGCTCTTCAAGCTTTACGCTGCGCACCGTCTCCAGTAACCACCGCCGTCGTCGCCAGATGTTGAAGAGATACCACGTCTATCAAGCGTCTTAAATCCCCTGCTCCATAGCTGCTGCCACCGCCGCATCAATGGTATAATGCTCGCTTTCCACCCCTAATCCAATTCGTTGCCCTGTGGCTTTTAGCGGAAATTTTGGACTTGGGGTTTCCTCAGAAGTATGGCAGGATTACTGGAAGAATCATGTGATAAATGAATAGGACAAATAATTTATCTATGCTTGAGAGAATGATAGATGAGGCATGGACATTGGGCTGAAGGCTTGGGAGAACTAGACACGGCTGATGACATGGAGTCCAGAGAAAAATCTATCATTAAAGGAAAGCTTGAGTCCCGTCTTTCTTGGATATCAATGACTGGGGATGAATTGCAGAAGAGAGATGGCTTATTGTTTCTACCTTGCGGGC includes:
- the LOC140175020 gene encoding zinc finger BED domain-containing protein RICESLEEPER 3-like, which produces MDSTNMDVVAQEQQEETPVEETANFVPDESVSVKESVEKIRNSVVYWTSTSKRHETFVSWCSKSGVPFTKKLSLDCMTRWNSTYVMLETAWLYRDVFARLKQKDSNYKSVPSNEEWELAKEICGKLKLFYDVTHLFSGTQVPTANIYFNKVCEIHVGLKKWAVSPNPVISSMACMMKRKFDKYWEEIHGTMGVAAILDPRYKFDGLEYKFARICEDPNECTRKVERIKQACYELLHEYQKNTFNSSNISMESTQELRVNADEDEDVGYQLYIRQKKKEKCSFVKTEFDHYVEEDVHPLTPDFYILAWWKVNGVRFPTLQKIARDIFAIPVSTVASESSFSTSGHIIATHRGSLHEDTVEALMCNQNWLWAEYYKRGGKPDYQTANEDDDAFSELTEE